A portion of the Rhodopseudomonas sp. BAL398 genome contains these proteins:
- the pth gene encoding aminoacyl-tRNA hydrolase translates to MRLFVGLGNPGAKYQGNRHNIGFMVIDEIARRHGFSPWRRRFQGETADGALDGERVTLLKPLTYMNESGRAVQEAANFFKLELGDITVFHDEIELPDAKLRVKIGGGIAGHNGLRSISAHVGNEYRRVRLGVGHPGVKELVHGHVLNDFAKSERPWVEALVEAVAVNAALVAAGRDSTFANKVHLAMQAKGFLDKGDKAEK, encoded by the coding sequence ATGCGACTGTTTGTTGGATTGGGAAACCCTGGCGCCAAGTACCAGGGCAACCGCCACAATATCGGTTTCATGGTCATCGACGAGATCGCGCGGCGTCATGGCTTTTCGCCATGGCGCCGTCGCTTTCAGGGCGAGACCGCCGACGGCGCGCTCGACGGCGAGCGCGTCACCTTGCTGAAGCCGCTGACCTATATGAACGAGTCCGGCCGCGCCGTGCAGGAGGCCGCGAATTTCTTCAAGCTCGAGCTCGGCGACATCACGGTGTTTCACGACGAGATCGAACTGCCGGACGCCAAGCTGCGGGTGAAGATCGGCGGCGGCATCGCCGGACATAACGGGTTGCGGTCGATTTCGGCGCATGTCGGCAATGAGTATCGCCGGGTCCGGCTCGGCGTCGGGCATCCCGGCGTCAAGGAGCTGGTGCACGGCCACGTACTCAACGATTTCGCCAAGTCCGAGCGGCCCTGGGTCGAGGCTTTGGTCGAGGCGGTGGCGGTCAATGCCGCTTTGGTGGCTGCGGGCCGCGACTCGACCTTTGCCAACAAGGTGCATCTGGCGATGCAGGCCAAGGGATTTTTGGACAAAGGTGACAAGGCAGAGAAGTAA